A DNA window from Actinomadura coerulea contains the following coding sequences:
- a CDS encoding response regulator, with the protein MTSTAVQPITVLLVEDDPGDELMTREAFEHNKVGNTLQVVRDGAEALDFLYKRGEHADAPRPDLVLLDLNLPKRDGREVLEEIKSDPELASIPVVVLTTSSAEEDILRSYKLHANAYVTKPVDFDQFIKAIRQIDDFFVTVVRLPTRR; encoded by the coding sequence GTGACCAGCACCGCCGTCCAGCCCATCACCGTCCTGCTGGTCGAAGACGACCCCGGTGACGAACTGATGACCCGCGAGGCCTTCGAGCACAACAAGGTCGGCAACACCCTGCAGGTCGTCCGCGACGGCGCGGAGGCCCTGGACTTCCTGTACAAGCGGGGGGAGCACGCCGACGCGCCCCGGCCCGACCTGGTCCTGCTCGACCTCAACCTGCCCAAGCGCGACGGCCGCGAGGTCCTCGAAGAGATCAAGTCCGACCCGGAGCTGGCCTCCATCCCGGTGGTGGTGCTGACCACGTCGTCGGCGGAGGAGGACATCCTGCGCAGCTACAAGCTGCACGCCAACGCCTACGTCACCAAGCCCGTCGACTTCGACCAGTTCATCAAGGCCATCCGGCAGATCGACGACTTCTTCGTCACCGTCGTCCGCCTCCCCACCCGCCGCTGA
- a CDS encoding sensor histidine kinase has protein sequence MSTPPLTVRDAETAEAAGPAAPPPASGPPPRRGLTVRTWFMLAALLIVALTVTGAAVVHSLLEETARASDRLVDRIAPAQVEASRMQVAMLNQETGVRGYALAGDRQFLQPYTDGLATEQESSARLRRLLADEPRLRADLDATLRAVGAWRRDYGAVVIDQVREKGPGGEAAATAARGKPAFDEVRATWATQNRHLSQVRAESRTDLRHTRTMRDWTLTALFIALLVTAALLAILLHYAVDRPLRMLRSASRRVADGDFTHVIGAHGPADVRDVAHAVEAMRGRITMALEQSTERERLLQSRTAELDAQTVELRRSNAELEQFAYVASHDLQEPLRKVASFCQMLERRCSDQLDDRGRQYIAFAVDGAKRMQVLINDLLTFSRVGRLHQHQRTLSLGEPLDEALANLDGPLTESGASVERPDDLPELTADPTLMVMLWQNLIGNAVKFRSPDREAVIRVTCEREDGHWHLTVTDNGIGIPAEYADKIFVIFQRLHSRDAYAGTGIGLALCKKIVEYHGGRIWLDPDREEGSRFHFTLAADDRPAAPSGAAASDDAPDGRTADGAEASAGGAPGGDVPSPTDDLQGASS, from the coding sequence ATGAGCACACCGCCCCTGACGGTGCGGGACGCCGAGACGGCCGAGGCCGCCGGTCCCGCCGCGCCGCCGCCGGCGAGCGGTCCCCCGCCGCGGCGGGGACTGACCGTCCGAACATGGTTCATGCTGGCCGCGCTGCTGATCGTCGCGCTCACCGTCACCGGCGCCGCGGTGGTCCACAGCCTGCTGGAGGAGACCGCCCGGGCCTCGGACCGGCTGGTGGACAGGATCGCGCCGGCGCAGGTCGAGGCGAGCCGGATGCAGGTGGCCATGCTCAACCAGGAGACCGGCGTGCGGGGCTACGCCCTGGCGGGAGACCGGCAGTTCCTCCAGCCCTACACCGACGGGCTGGCCACCGAGCAGGAGTCCTCCGCGCGGCTGCGGCGGCTGCTGGCCGACGAGCCCCGGCTGCGCGCCGACCTCGACGCGACCCTGCGGGCGGTCGGCGCGTGGCGCCGCGACTACGGCGCCGTCGTCATCGACCAGGTCCGCGAGAAGGGGCCCGGCGGCGAGGCGGCCGCGACCGCGGCCCGGGGCAAGCCCGCCTTCGACGAGGTCCGCGCCACCTGGGCGACCCAGAACCGCCACCTGAGCCAGGTCCGCGCCGAGAGCCGCACGGACCTGCGCCACACCCGCACGATGCGCGACTGGACGCTGACCGCCCTGTTCATCGCCCTGCTGGTGACCGCGGCACTGCTGGCGATCCTGCTGCACTACGCCGTGGACCGTCCGCTGCGCATGCTCCGCTCCGCTTCACGCCGGGTCGCCGACGGCGACTTCACCCATGTCATCGGCGCGCACGGCCCCGCCGACGTGCGCGACGTGGCCCACGCCGTGGAGGCGATGCGCGGCCGGATCACGATGGCTCTGGAGCAGTCCACCGAGCGCGAGCGCCTGCTCCAGAGCCGGACCGCCGAACTGGACGCGCAGACAGTGGAACTACGCCGGTCCAACGCCGAACTGGAGCAGTTCGCCTACGTCGCCAGCCACGACCTGCAGGAGCCGCTGCGCAAGGTCGCCTCCTTCTGCCAGATGCTGGAGCGCCGCTGCTCCGACCAGCTCGACGACCGCGGCCGCCAGTACATCGCCTTCGCGGTGGACGGCGCCAAGCGCATGCAGGTGCTGATCAACGATCTGCTGACCTTCTCCCGGGTCGGCCGCCTGCACCAGCACCAGCGGACGCTCTCGCTGGGCGAACCGCTCGACGAGGCGCTGGCCAACCTCGACGGCCCCCTCACGGAGTCCGGCGCCAGCGTCGAGCGGCCGGACGACCTGCCGGAGCTCACCGCGGACCCCACGCTCATGGTGATGCTGTGGCAGAACCTGATCGGCAACGCGGTCAAGTTCCGCTCCCCCGACCGCGAGGCGGTCATCCGCGTCACCTGCGAGCGGGAGGACGGCCACTGGCACCTGACCGTCACCGACAACGGGATCGGCATCCCCGCCGAGTACGCCGACAAGATCTTCGTCATCTTCCAGCGGCTGCACAGCCGCGACGCCTACGCCGGCACCGGCATCGGCCTGGCGCTGTGCAAGAAGATCGTCGAGTACCACGGCGGGCGGATCTGGCTCGACCCCGACCGCGAGGAGGGCTCCCGGTTCCACTTCACCCTCGCGGCCGACGACCGGCCCGCCGCGCCCTCCGGCGCGGCGGCCTCCGATGACGCCCCGGACGGCCGGACCGCGGACGGCGCCGAAGCGTCCGCCGGCGGCGCGCCCGGCGGCGACGTTCCCTCCCCGACCGACGACCTCCAAGGAGCCAGTTCGTGA
- a CDS encoding PP2C family protein-serine/threonine phosphatase, with amino-acid sequence MDGLMSQDLGAAGLGAASSAPPGPRVPIAITGAADGGPELGPLRVLLVEDDSADALLVEDTLADTGLRASLQWVRSLPEARGPLSANPMPDCVLLDLHLGESQGLAVLRQVLEWAPGAAVVVLTGLAESQAGTAAMAAGAQDYLSKDQLEADRLGRAIRYAVQRRQVQQAVAALQVQQMRAAENARLERGLLPRPRVSNPRLRVVSRYRPGRAHSLLGGDFYDVVETGDGLVHAVIGDVAGHGPASAALGVSLRVAWRSFVLAGTRGAHVVELLEELLAGEHGGSEMFVTLITATLYPDRPVARVVRAGHHGFLMHGNGEVRLVEPPGGLGVGMVPGLAGWREQEIPLPPGASLVLFTDGLFEGQIDAEGRRLDLTGLLRLAQGHRALPPGDFVDTLITDVEAASLQHGGLADDVAVIHLGWAPT; translated from the coding sequence GTGGACGGACTGATGTCGCAGGATCTCGGCGCGGCCGGTCTCGGCGCGGCCTCCTCCGCCCCGCCCGGACCGCGCGTGCCGATCGCGATCACCGGCGCCGCCGACGGCGGGCCGGAGCTCGGGCCGCTGCGGGTGCTGCTGGTGGAGGACGACTCGGCCGACGCGCTCCTCGTGGAGGACACGCTCGCCGACACCGGGCTGCGGGCGTCGCTGCAGTGGGTCCGCTCGCTCCCCGAAGCGCGGGGCCCGTTGTCGGCGAACCCCATGCCCGACTGCGTGCTCCTGGACCTGCACCTGGGCGAGTCGCAGGGCCTGGCGGTGCTCCGGCAGGTGCTGGAGTGGGCGCCGGGCGCCGCGGTGGTCGTGCTGACCGGGCTCGCGGAGTCGCAGGCGGGCACCGCGGCGATGGCCGCGGGCGCGCAGGACTACCTGTCCAAGGACCAGCTGGAGGCGGATCGGCTCGGGCGGGCGATCCGGTACGCGGTGCAGCGGCGCCAGGTCCAGCAGGCGGTCGCGGCGCTGCAGGTCCAGCAGATGCGGGCCGCGGAGAACGCCCGGCTGGAGCGCGGGCTGCTGCCCCGTCCGAGGGTGTCCAACCCGCGCCTGCGGGTCGTCTCGCGGTACCGGCCCGGACGCGCGCACTCCCTGCTGGGCGGAGACTTCTACGACGTGGTGGAGACCGGCGACGGCCTCGTGCACGCGGTGATCGGGGACGTGGCCGGACACGGTCCCGCCTCAGCGGCCCTGGGCGTCAGCCTGCGGGTGGCGTGGCGGTCGTTCGTGCTGGCCGGAACCCGTGGAGCGCACGTCGTCGAACTCCTGGAGGAACTGCTGGCCGGAGAGCACGGCGGCTCCGAGATGTTCGTCACCCTCATCACGGCGACGCTGTACCCCGACCGCCCCGTGGCGCGGGTGGTGCGCGCCGGGCACCACGGATTCCTGATGCACGGCAACGGCGAGGTGCGGCTCGTCGAGCCGCCGGGCGGGCTGGGCGTGGGCATGGTGCCCGGGCTGGCCGGCTGGCGCGAGCAGGAGATCCCGCTGCCGCCGGGGGCCTCGCTCGTCCTGTTCACCGACGGCCTGTTCGAGGGCCAGATCGACGCCGAAGGCCGGCGCCTCGACCTGACCGGCCTGCTCCGGCTCGCCCAGGGCCACCGCGCGCTTCCCCCCGGCGACTTCGTCGACACACTCATCACCGACGTCGAGGCGGCCTCGCTCCAGCACGGCGGCCTGGCCGACGACGTCGCCGTCATACATCTTGGATGGGCGCCCACATGA
- a CDS encoding helix-turn-helix transcriptional regulator produces MESAPRRRDDKPWTFLTNHARVLIAIARDPGLRVRDVAQAIGITERAAQLIITDLEEAGYLTRTRIGRRNRYTVNADRPFRHPAEADHDVQALIGLFAGDGASPGAARPPRGATGAPAPARSR; encoded by the coding sequence ATGGAGAGTGCACCGAGGCGGCGCGACGACAAGCCGTGGACGTTCCTGACCAACCACGCGCGGGTTCTGATCGCCATCGCGCGCGACCCCGGGCTGCGGGTCCGCGACGTCGCCCAGGCCATCGGCATCACCGAGCGCGCGGCCCAGCTGATCATCACGGATCTGGAGGAGGCGGGGTATCTCACCCGCACCCGGATCGGACGCCGCAACCGCTACACCGTCAACGCCGACCGGCCGTTCCGGCACCCCGCCGAAGCCGACCACGACGTCCAGGCCCTCATCGGGCTGTTCGCGGGCGATGGCGCATCGCCCGGCGCGGCCCGGCCTCCGCGCGGCGCGACCGGCGCTCCCGCGCCGGCGCGGAGCCGGTAG
- a CDS encoding STAS domain-containing protein: protein MAEVTGRARNGRTVITMTGDLALDTAQQAEQRMRRLRSEHGEHLVLDLSGLRYLDSVGLSLLMRFYLAAEGRGGSAVLAGPLQDAVRRVLQITHVDERLTIHPTLEAALAESPPPGPAPRNG from the coding sequence ATGGCCGAGGTGACCGGGCGCGCGCGGAACGGCCGGACAGTGATCACGATGACCGGGGACCTGGCACTGGACACCGCGCAGCAGGCCGAGCAGCGGATGCGCCGGCTGCGCAGCGAGCACGGCGAGCACCTGGTGCTCGACCTGAGCGGCCTGCGGTACCTGGACTCGGTGGGCCTCAGCCTGCTGATGCGGTTCTACCTGGCGGCCGAGGGACGCGGCGGCAGCGCCGTGCTGGCCGGCCCGCTGCAGGACGCGGTCCGGCGCGTCCTGCAGATCACGCATGTCGACGAGCGCCTGACGATCCACCCGACCCTGGAGGCCGCGCTGGCCGAGTCGCCGCCGCCGGGCCCCGCCCCGCGGAACGGCTGA
- a CDS encoding STAS domain-containing protein, protein MSTPLTLTSARRPDGRALVTAVGEIDMSNSGALATALDTAREGGGGLVLDLTAVEYLDSAGLSVLFAHADHLELIAPHLLEPVLTLSGLPELATVRLAPPGAARPGTDHT, encoded by the coding sequence ATGAGCACACCCCTGACCCTGACGTCCGCCCGGCGCCCGGACGGGAGGGCGCTCGTGACGGCCGTCGGCGAGATCGACATGAGCAACAGCGGGGCACTCGCCACCGCGCTGGACACGGCGCGCGAGGGCGGTGGCGGACTCGTCCTGGACCTCACCGCGGTCGAGTACCTTGACAGCGCGGGGCTGAGCGTCCTGTTCGCCCATGCCGACCATCTCGAACTGATCGCTCCGCACCTCCTGGAACCGGTGCTGACCCTCTCCGGGCTCCCGGAGCTGGCCACCGTCCGCCTCGCCCCGCCCGGCGCCGCACGGCCCGGCACCGACCACACCTGA
- a CDS encoding SpoIIE family protein phosphatase, producing the protein MALSEDAERSEEAGREPRAGAGVFSADGEVGPDLAAVDWTATPLGHPDAWPQNLRTAVDILLSSRFSMWMAWGPELTFFCNASYRRDTLGRKYPWALGRPASEVWAEAWNDVSHRIETVLSTGEATWDEGLLLFLERSGYPEETYHTFSYSPLRDDNGDVVGMLCVVNEDTERVIGERRMTTLRDLGSDPSMIRTEEETLAFADRQLGRNRKDLPFTLTYLFEGWTARLAGTTGVSPGHPAAPAELAADGRDGIWPAAALARGESVLMRLDDPQFGVLPTGDWPQPPDQALVVPLLRQGSAPYGFLVAGLNPYRRLDEAYRGFVELAAGHVAAGIGSARGYQAQRRRAEELAELDRAKTTFFSNISHEFRTPLTLIMGPVQELRATLEGAGERVHRELDVIHRNGLRLGRLVNSLLDFSRIEAGRMQARYEPVDLPEVTAELASVFRSAVDRAGLAFVVECEPLPEPVYVDRDMWEKVILNLLSNALKFTFDGAIHVRVGVEDGRALVTVADTGVGVAEDEVPRLFERFHRVENTRARSNEGSGIGLALVKELVGLHGGTIEAASSESEGTRFTVRLPFGSDHLPADAVAPPRSSTAASVTADPYVQEALRWLPAEHPGGDPNSTDPTPAEPVPVPAPEVPARLLVADDNADMREYLTRLLRGAGYEVDAVADGRAALEAVREGGVDMVVSDVMMPYVDGLELVAALRGDQRTAALPVLLLSARAGQEASIEGLRAGADDYLLKPFAAADLLARVRANVELARLRGHHARWRTALVDSLQEAFFVCDEDGFVVEFNTAFTDILGYDAAGLPYPPNPPWWPDEKTDPQARRQVAEAFEGMLARERGTFDVPVRHRDGHRVWVSVAFNHVHAPETGRRVIVGTFRDVTADHYAIQRESALAALSMRLTEAVNLPDTLAGALEELRDLWHAERVLAAVFGAGPPELTSTEPGQTWQDLSEEHRGELAALREHPTLSPVADHATAITLEHPRGTLVLWIDLAERRPFTEQDRLLLSLLAGRLSQGLSRANLIDKQRETALALQRAILGPSELPDGFAVRYEPAARPLEVGGDWYDIFALPDGRIGIIVGDCVGRGLEAATVMGQLRSACRALLLQDAGPAGTLTALDRFAAGIPGARCSTVFCGVLDPATGDFTYSSAGHPPAILARADGTTQLLEGGRSVPIGVGSPRPRPDAATTIPARATVLLYTDGLVERRRRSLNEGIARVGRAVKDGGERGVDELATHIMTSLAPPDGYDDDVALMLYRHPAPLDVSFPAESSQLAPLREALRGWLAQCQLPRRTAQGVLVAAGEACANAVEHGRAGTGVHTVRLRAEAYVDQLHLTIADTGRWKPPGGAGADLNRGRGTALMRALMSKLTITPGPDGTTVHMHTRIGS; encoded by the coding sequence GTGGCGCTTTCGGAGGACGCCGAGCGTTCTGAGGAGGCCGGACGCGAGCCGCGGGCGGGGGCCGGCGTGTTCTCCGCCGACGGGGAGGTCGGGCCCGATCTCGCCGCGGTGGACTGGACGGCGACGCCGCTCGGCCACCCCGACGCCTGGCCGCAGAATCTGCGGACGGCAGTCGACATCCTGCTGTCCTCCCGGTTCTCGATGTGGATGGCCTGGGGCCCCGAGCTGACGTTCTTCTGCAACGCCTCCTACCGCCGCGACACGCTCGGCCGCAAGTACCCGTGGGCCCTCGGCCGGCCCGCGAGCGAGGTGTGGGCCGAGGCGTGGAACGACGTCTCCCACAGGATCGAGACCGTGCTCAGCACGGGAGAGGCGACCTGGGACGAGGGGCTGCTGCTGTTCCTCGAACGGTCCGGATACCCGGAGGAGACCTACCACACCTTCTCCTACAGCCCGCTGCGCGACGACAACGGCGACGTGGTCGGCATGCTGTGCGTGGTCAACGAGGACACCGAGCGGGTCATCGGCGAGCGGCGCATGACGACGCTGCGCGACCTGGGGTCCGACCCGAGCATGATCCGGACGGAGGAGGAGACGCTCGCCTTCGCCGACCGGCAGCTCGGCCGCAACCGCAAGGACCTCCCCTTCACGCTGACCTACCTGTTCGAGGGCTGGACGGCACGGCTCGCCGGGACGACCGGCGTCTCCCCCGGCCATCCGGCCGCCCCCGCCGAGCTGGCGGCGGACGGACGCGACGGAATCTGGCCCGCGGCGGCGCTCGCGCGGGGAGAATCGGTGCTGATGCGGCTCGATGATCCTCAGTTCGGGGTCCTTCCCACCGGGGACTGGCCCCAGCCCCCCGACCAGGCGCTGGTGGTGCCGCTGCTGCGGCAGGGCAGCGCGCCGTACGGGTTCCTGGTGGCCGGGCTGAACCCGTACCGCCGGCTGGACGAGGCCTACCGGGGCTTCGTGGAGCTGGCCGCCGGGCACGTCGCGGCCGGCATCGGCAGCGCCCGCGGCTACCAGGCCCAGCGGCGGCGCGCCGAGGAGCTCGCCGAGCTCGACCGCGCCAAGACGACGTTCTTCTCCAACATCAGCCACGAGTTCCGCACCCCGCTGACCCTGATCATGGGCCCGGTGCAGGAGCTGCGCGCGACCCTGGAGGGCGCCGGCGAGCGGGTGCACCGGGAACTGGACGTCATCCACCGCAACGGGCTGCGCCTCGGCAGGCTCGTCAACTCCCTGCTGGACTTCTCCCGCATCGAGGCCGGCCGGATGCAGGCGCGCTACGAGCCGGTCGACCTGCCCGAGGTCACCGCCGAGCTGGCCAGCGTCTTCCGCTCCGCCGTGGACAGGGCCGGCCTGGCCTTCGTCGTCGAGTGCGAGCCGCTCCCCGAGCCGGTGTACGTCGACCGCGACATGTGGGAGAAGGTGATCCTCAACCTGCTCAGCAACGCGCTGAAGTTCACCTTCGACGGGGCGATCCACGTCCGGGTCGGTGTCGAGGACGGCCGGGCGCTGGTGACGGTGGCCGACACCGGGGTCGGGGTCGCCGAGGACGAGGTGCCGCGGCTGTTCGAGAGGTTCCACCGCGTCGAGAACACCCGCGCCCGGTCCAACGAGGGCAGCGGGATCGGCCTGGCCCTGGTCAAGGAGCTCGTCGGCCTGCACGGCGGGACCATCGAGGCCGCGAGCAGCGAGAGCGAGGGCACGCGCTTCACCGTCCGGCTGCCGTTCGGGAGCGACCACCTGCCCGCCGACGCGGTCGCCCCGCCGCGCTCCTCCACGGCGGCGTCGGTCACCGCCGACCCCTACGTGCAGGAGGCGCTGCGCTGGCTGCCCGCCGAGCATCCCGGAGGGGACCCGAACTCGACCGACCCGACGCCGGCCGAGCCGGTCCCGGTCCCCGCGCCCGAGGTCCCGGCGCGGCTGCTGGTCGCCGACGACAACGCCGACATGCGCGAGTACCTCACCCGGCTGCTGCGCGGCGCCGGCTACGAGGTGGACGCCGTCGCCGACGGCCGGGCGGCCCTGGAGGCGGTCCGCGAGGGCGGGGTCGACATGGTGGTCAGCGACGTCATGATGCCGTACGTGGACGGTCTGGAGCTGGTCGCCGCGCTGCGCGGCGACCAGCGCACCGCCGCCCTGCCGGTGCTGCTGCTGTCGGCACGCGCCGGCCAGGAGGCCTCGATCGAGGGCCTTCGGGCGGGCGCCGACGACTACCTGCTCAAGCCCTTCGCCGCCGCCGACCTCCTGGCCCGCGTGCGGGCGAACGTGGAGCTGGCCCGGCTGCGCGGGCACCACGCCAGGTGGCGGACCGCGCTGGTCGACTCCCTGCAGGAGGCGTTCTTCGTCTGCGACGAGGACGGCTTCGTCGTCGAGTTCAACACCGCCTTCACCGACATCCTCGGCTACGACGCCGCCGGGCTGCCCTACCCCCCGAATCCGCCCTGGTGGCCGGACGAGAAGACCGACCCGCAGGCGCGCCGGCAGGTCGCCGAGGCCTTCGAGGGCATGCTCGCGCGGGAGCGCGGCACCTTCGACGTCCCCGTCCGGCACCGTGACGGCCATCGCGTCTGGGTCAGCGTCGCCTTCAACCACGTCCACGCCCCCGAGACCGGGCGGCGGGTCATCGTCGGCACCTTCCGGGACGTCACCGCCGACCACTACGCCATCCAGCGCGAGAGCGCCCTCGCGGCCCTCAGCATGCGCCTCACCGAGGCCGTGAACCTGCCCGACACCCTGGCCGGCGCTCTGGAGGAGCTGCGGGACCTCTGGCACGCCGAGCGGGTGCTGGCGGCCGTCTTCGGCGCCGGGCCGCCGGAGCTGACCTCGACCGAGCCGGGGCAGACCTGGCAGGACCTGTCCGAGGAGCACCGGGGGGAGCTGGCCGCGCTGCGCGAGCACCCGACGCTCTCCCCCGTCGCCGACCACGCCACCGCGATCACGCTCGAACACCCCCGCGGGACCCTCGTCCTGTGGATCGACCTGGCCGAGCGGCGCCCGTTCACCGAGCAGGACCGGCTGCTGCTGTCCCTGCTCGCCGGGCGCCTCTCCCAGGGGCTGTCCCGCGCCAACCTGATCGACAAGCAGCGCGAGACCGCCCTGGCCCTGCAGCGCGCCATCCTCGGTCCTTCCGAGCTGCCCGACGGGTTCGCCGTCCGGTACGAGCCGGCGGCGCGACCGCTGGAGGTCGGGGGCGACTGGTACGACATCTTCGCCCTTCCCGACGGCCGCATCGGCATCATCGTGGGCGACTGCGTCGGCCGCGGGCTGGAGGCGGCCACCGTGATGGGGCAGCTGCGCAGCGCCTGCCGGGCGCTCCTGCTCCAGGACGCGGGCCCCGCGGGGACCCTCACGGCCCTGGACCGCTTCGCCGCCGGCATCCCGGGGGCCCGGTGCTCCACCGTGTTCTGCGGCGTCCTCGACCCCGCGACCGGCGACTTCACCTATTCGAGCGCCGGGCATCCGCCCGCCATCCTCGCCCGGGCCGACGGCACCACCCAGCTGCTCGAAGGCGGCAGGTCCGTCCCGATCGGCGTCGGCTCCCCGCGGCCCCGCCCGGACGCCGCGACCACCATCCCCGCGCGGGCCACCGTGCTGCTGTACACCGACGGCCTCGTCGAACGCCGCCGCCGCTCCCTGAACGAGGGCATCGCGCGGGTCGGGCGCGCCGTCAAGGACGGCGGCGAGCGGGGGGTCGACGAGCTCGCCACCCACATCATGACGAGTCTGGCCCCGCCGGACGGCTACGACGACGACGTCGCGCTGATGCTGTACCGGCACCCCGCGCCGCTGGACGTGAGCTTCCCCGCCGAGTCCTCGCAGCTCGCCCCGCTCCGGGAGGCGCTGCGCGGCTGGCTCGCCCAGTGCCAGCTCCCCCGCCGCACCGCCCAGGGCGTCCTGGTCGCAGCCGGCGAGGCCTGCGCGAACGCCGTCGAGCACGGCCGGGCCGGCACCGGCGTGCACACCGTGCGGCTGAGGGCCGAGGCCTACGTCGACCAGCTGCACCTGACCATCGCCGACACCGGCCGGTGGAAGCCGCCCGGCGGGGCCGGCGCCGACCTCAACCGCGGGCGCGGCACCGCCCTGATGCGCGCGCTGATGAGCAAGCTCACGATCACGCCCGGCCCGGACGGCACCACCGTCCACATGCACACCAGGATTGGCTCATGA
- a CDS encoding PP2C family protein-serine/threonine phosphatase: MTEPARHLEAVPAPDAERERLAAVRRYRILDTPPDATFDTIASLAARSCDAPIATVAIVDGDRIWFKATHGLEGVSQIDREPGLCASAILRDTPYVVTDALTDPRTAANPLVHGGLGVRFYAAAPITTADGHRLGTVNVLDTRPRDVSEEQLAILADLAALVAQELERRLSSICTITAERTMRTGAERLVRTLQRTLLPPALPKVPGLDAAAAYHPVSPDEVGGDFYDLFPLDDGRWAFFLGDVCGKGAEAAALTSLTRYTLRAAAIYEPDPCAVLGNLDAVLKGEYQSDPRFCTALVGVLAPEPDGSFAVTLAGGGHPPALAVRADGTVEAVETPGGQLIGILPEPRFAQADVRLAPGDALLLYTDGLTEARAPDGTMLGDEGLTAHLTSTPFEGADNLLANVHKLLTELGAGVSDDTALLAFSVPRRPEPSGQEPSR, encoded by the coding sequence GTGACGGAGCCCGCCCGCCACCTCGAAGCCGTGCCCGCCCCCGACGCCGAACGGGAGCGGCTCGCGGCCGTCCGCCGCTACCGGATCCTCGACACCCCGCCCGACGCCACGTTCGACACCATCGCCTCCCTGGCCGCCCGCAGCTGCGACGCGCCGATCGCCACGGTGGCCATCGTCGACGGCGACCGTATCTGGTTCAAGGCGACCCACGGCCTGGAAGGCGTGTCGCAGATCGACCGGGAGCCCGGGCTGTGCGCCTCCGCCATCCTGCGCGACACCCCGTATGTCGTCACCGACGCGCTCACTGACCCGAGGACGGCCGCCAACCCTCTCGTCCACGGCGGGCTCGGTGTGCGCTTCTACGCGGCCGCGCCCATCACGACCGCGGACGGGCACCGCCTCGGCACCGTCAACGTGCTGGACACCCGTCCCCGTGACGTGTCCGAGGAGCAGCTGGCCATCCTGGCCGACCTGGCGGCCTTGGTCGCCCAGGAGCTGGAGCGGCGGCTGTCGTCGATCTGCACCATCACGGCGGAGCGGACCATGCGCACCGGCGCCGAGCGTCTGGTGCGCACCCTGCAGCGCACCCTGCTCCCGCCCGCCCTGCCGAAGGTGCCCGGTCTCGACGCCGCCGCCGCGTACCACCCGGTCTCCCCGGACGAGGTCGGCGGCGACTTCTACGACCTGTTCCCCCTGGACGACGGCCGCTGGGCGTTCTTCCTCGGCGACGTGTGCGGCAAGGGCGCCGAGGCCGCCGCCCTGACCTCGCTCACCCGCTACACCCTGCGCGCCGCCGCCATCTACGAGCCCGACCCCTGCGCGGTGCTCGGCAACCTCGACGCCGTCCTCAAGGGGGAGTACCAGAGCGACCCCCGTTTCTGCACCGCCCTGGTCGGCGTCCTCGCTCCGGAACCGGACGGTTCCTTCGCCGTCACGCTGGCCGGGGGCGGCCATCCGCCCGCCCTGGCGGTCCGCGCGGACGGCACGGTCGAGGCCGTGGAGACACCGGGCGGGCAGCTCATCGGGATACTGCCCGAACCGCGCTTCGCGCAGGCGGACGTGCGTCTCGCCCCCGGCGACGCCCTCCTGCTGTACACCGACGGCCTCACCGAGGCGCGCGCTCCGGACGGGACGATGCTCGGCGACGAGGGCCTCACCGCACATCTGACCAGCACGCCCTTCGAAGGAGCGGATAATCTGCTGGCGAACGTCCATAAACTGCTCACGGAACTGGGCGCGGGGGTCAGCGACGACACGGCGCTGCTGGCCTTCTCCGTGCCCCGCCGACCCGAACCGTCCGGACAGGAGCCTTCTCGGTGA
- a CDS encoding STAS domain-containing protein, whose product MTEPTFTVNLPSEEAEVPVLRVAGDLDYHTAPRLREALEALTLAPGGGAVLDVTELNYCDSTGITVLIAGYRRAQAAQSRIVLAGLNPDLTRVFEITGLDQVFAFHPTAEEAVKSLREA is encoded by the coding sequence GTGACCGAGCCCACCTTCACCGTCAACCTCCCGTCCGAGGAGGCCGAGGTCCCCGTCCTGCGGGTCGCGGGGGACCTCGACTACCACACCGCCCCCCGCCTGCGGGAGGCCCTTGAGGCGCTGACGCTGGCCCCGGGCGGCGGCGCCGTGCTCGACGTGACGGAGCTGAACTACTGCGACTCCACCGGCATCACCGTGCTCATCGCCGGGTACCGCCGGGCCCAGGCGGCCCAGAGCAGGATCGTGCTCGCCGGGCTGAACCCCGACCTCACCCGGGTCTTCGAGATCACCGGGCTCGACCAGGTCTTCGCCTTCCACCCCACCGCCGAAGAGGCCGTCAAGTCGCTGCGCGAGGCGTGA